A genome region from Clostridium pasteurianum includes the following:
- the abc-f gene encoding ribosomal protection-like ABC-F family protein: MLYLEISNLKKYFGDKLVFDIENLKIYSEDKVGIIGVNGAGKSTLLNIISGKVKAEEGFIKVYEKYSYIYQLAEDELDSIENLSGGEKTKLKIEKAFHKKSSILMADEPTSNLDISSVKKLENMLLGFKGAVLLVSHDRGLLDTVCNKIIEIENGKLTLYKGNYTEFLRQKNIEMQRKEFEYNNYIKEKSRLEGAIHDTYGKMQSVNKAPRRMGNSEARLHKMGDQRAKANLDKKRKAIEARMKHLEIKEKPFKNEKTKIDFAYSEKIHSKIIIKGNNINKRFGKKVIFEGAEFNILNGSKTALIGNNGCGKTTLIRMIMNDEKGIAVSRKAQIGYFSQELDVLSKDKTILENVMEDSIYDEKFVRHTLARLLFKREDVYKKVYNLSGGERVKVSFAKIILGKSNILVLDEPTNYLDVYSMEALESVLKEYRGTLLFVSHDRKFISNIADCIISINNHKISEYNCNYSEYMDLMNGKDKNRNIEDTKIVLKNRLSEIIGRLSMPSRDDEIGKLDMEYKIILKKLKEIE; this comes from the coding sequence TTGTTGTATTTAGAAATAAGTAATTTAAAAAAATATTTTGGAGATAAATTAGTATTTGATATAGAAAACTTAAAAATTTATAGCGAAGATAAGGTAGGAATTATAGGAGTAAATGGTGCTGGCAAGAGTACTCTATTAAATATAATTTCAGGAAAAGTTAAGGCAGAGGAAGGTTTTATAAAAGTATATGAAAAATATTCATATATATATCAATTAGCTGAAGATGAATTAGATAGTATAGAGAATTTAAGTGGGGGAGAAAAAACTAAATTAAAAATAGAGAAAGCCTTTCATAAAAAATCATCTATTTTAATGGCAGATGAACCTACATCCAATCTTGATATATCATCTGTAAAGAAACTAGAAAATATGCTCTTAGGCTTTAAAGGCGCAGTACTTCTAGTTTCACATGATAGAGGACTTCTTGATACAGTTTGCAATAAAATAATTGAAATCGAAAATGGTAAACTTACTTTATACAAAGGAAATTATACAGAGTTTTTAAGGCAGAAAAATATTGAAATGCAGAGGAAAGAATTTGAATATAACAATTATATTAAAGAAAAATCAAGGCTTGAAGGAGCTATCCACGATACGTATGGTAAAATGCAAAGTGTGAATAAAGCTCCAAGGAGGATGGGAAATTCAGAAGCAAGACTTCACAAAATGGGGGATCAAAGAGCTAAGGCAAATTTAGATAAAAAAAGAAAAGCTATAGAAGCTAGAATGAAGCACCTTGAGATAAAAGAAAAACCATTTAAAAACGAGAAAACTAAAATAGATTTTGCATATTCTGAAAAAATACATTCTAAAATAATTATAAAGGGCAATAATATAAATAAAAGGTTTGGTAAAAAAGTAATATTTGAAGGTGCTGAGTTTAATATATTAAATGGTTCAAAAACAGCTCTTATTGGGAATAATGGATGTGGAAAAACAACGCTTATTAGAATGATAATGAATGACGAGAAGGGCATAGCTGTGTCTCGAAAAGCACAAATAGGATATTTTAGTCAAGAACTTGATGTGCTTTCAAAAGATAAAACAATACTTGAAAATGTAATGGAAGATTCTATTTATGATGAAAAGTTTGTGAGACATACTCTTGCAAGACTTTTATTTAAAAGAGAAGATGTTTATAAAAAGGTTTATAATTTAAGTGGAGGAGAAAGAGTAAAAGTTTCATTTGCTAAAATAATACTTGGTAAAAGTAATATACTTGTATTAGATGAGCCTACAAATTATCTTGATGTATATTCCATGGAGGCATTAGAGTCAGTACTTAAGGAATATAGAGGAACTTTATTATTTGTTTCTCATGATAGAAAGTTTATAAGTAATATTGCAGATTGTATAATAAGTATTAATAATCATAAGATAAGTGAGTATAATTGTAATTACAGCGAATACATGGATTTAATGAATGGAAAGGATAAAAATAGAAATATAGAAGATACTAAGATAGTTCTCAAAAATAGATTATCAGAAATAATAGGGCGATTATCTATGCCTTCAAGGGATGATGAAATTGGAAAATTAGATATGGAATATAAAATAATATTAAAAAAACTTAAAGAAATTGAATGA
- a CDS encoding nuclear transport factor 2 family protein, which translates to MSYKEKVISLWNDIDKQNWDNISTYFEKDAVVNWHNTNESFNVNEFILANREYPGDWKIEIERLECIKNLVISVVKVQLQNDNNISFHASSFFEFNDNKIKLLNEYWGNDEKAPQWRIDKKIGKKIK; encoded by the coding sequence ATGAGTTATAAAGAAAAAGTAATATCCTTGTGGAATGATATAGATAAACAAAATTGGGATAACATAAGCACATATTTTGAGAAAGATGCTGTAGTAAACTGGCATAATACAAATGAAAGCTTTAATGTCAATGAATTCATACTGGCAAATCGTGAGTATCCTGGAGATTGGAAAATTGAAATTGAGCGCCTAGAATGCATTAAAAATTTAGTTATTTCAGTAGTCAAAGTACAATTACAAAATGATAACAACATTTCATTTCATGCCTCATCCTTTTTTGAATTTAATGATAACAAAATAAAATTATTAAATGAATACTGGGGAAATGACGAAAAAGCACCTCAGTGGCGAATCGATAAAAAAATAGGTAAAAAAATTAAGTAA
- a CDS encoding DUF4179 domain-containing protein produces the protein MNTNIPDDLMDNVERNLRNHILKKRRKSYMYKAAAAFIAVFIVLPLSGFAYARYESSIPYKQEVDLAVKNNNISKINKTFKYKNVSFNIKEIIADETGIEVIYSSSNPKYSISNFGFSGANNKSIIYGYSMPTPDPKENEKAFNITLDKDSINYIMNNPVKLHIKGLHYDSTGSIMDKINLALDGKSVKVDWTLNTKLMVQKVKTIPINKNYKLDVGDLKLKCLKEGVLKSIIEYEFVPNNKNVANDVQPDFAIRINNKYVDTSVGAGEEGNFEFKSVYYTKVDKVGIRLIGMNVRYDFGTVPKKYILKKGSYDFEGNKFSITSIKNNKDKSKEIDFKYESDNRTYTSLMLSFGDTIGYESNGSGHKKLTYVDQKNRDAIYNKLNNEIPNMSKYKNLYSYDSSTEKYTVKAAEKVNEFWIEEAQKYNLYDEDEIIIK, from the coding sequence ATGAATACTAATATTCCTGATGATTTAATGGACAATGTGGAGAGAAATTTGAGAAATCACATTTTAAAAAAAAGGAGAAAAAGTTATATGTATAAGGCAGCTGCCGCTTTTATTGCTGTGTTTATTGTTTTACCACTTTCAGGGTTTGCATACGCCAGATATGAGAGCAGCATTCCGTATAAGCAGGAGGTTGATCTTGCTGTTAAAAATAATAATATTTCAAAGATAAATAAAACCTTTAAATATAAAAATGTTTCTTTTAATATAAAGGAAATAATTGCAGATGAAACTGGAATTGAAGTTATATATTCTTCATCCAATCCAAAGTATTCAATAAGTAATTTTGGATTTTCAGGTGCAAATAATAAAAGTATAATATACGGATATTCTATGCCAACACCGGATCCAAAGGAAAATGAAAAGGCATTTAATATAACTTTAGATAAAGATAGTATAAATTATATTATGAATAATCCAGTGAAGCTTCATATAAAAGGACTTCATTACGATAGCACGGGAAGCATAATGGACAAGATAAATTTAGCACTTGACGGAAAAAGTGTTAAAGTTGATTGGACACTTAATACTAAGCTCATGGTGCAAAAGGTAAAAACAATTCCAATTAATAAGAATTATAAGCTTGATGTGGGAGATTTAAAGTTAAAGTGTTTAAAGGAAGGAGTACTTAAAAGTATTATAGAATATGAATTTGTACCTAATAATAAGAATGTGGCAAATGATGTACAACCTGATTTTGCGATAAGAATAAACAATAAATATGTTGATACTTCTGTAGGAGCAGGAGAAGAAGGAAACTTTGAATTTAAATCTGTATATTATACCAAAGTGGATAAAGTTGGAATAAGATTAATAGGTATGAATGTAAGATATGATTTTGGTACAGTACCTAAAAAATATATTCTTAAAAAAGGCAGCTATGATTTTGAAGGAAATAAATTTAGCATTACATCTATAAAGAATAATAAAGATAAATCTAAAGAAATAGACTTTAAATATGAGTCTGATAATAGAACATATACGAGTCTTATGCTTTCTTTTGGGGATACAATAGGATATGAGTCTAATGGGAGTGGCCATAAGAAATTGACATATGTTGATCAGAAAAATAGAGATGCTATTTATAATAAGCTAAACAATGAAATACCTAATATGAGTAAATATAAGAATCTTTATTCATATGATTCAAGTACTGAAAAGTATACAGTTAAAGCTGCTGAAAAAGTAAATGAATTTTGGATTGAAGAAGCTCAAAAGTATAATTTATACGATGAAGATGAGATTATAATAAAATAG
- a CDS encoding RNA polymerase sigma factor, whose protein sequence is MEIKKLVLESKKGDVSAFMQLLRNKEDMIYKISFTYTKNQYDAEDCISEAAIKGFDKIKQLKDEDKFYSWFTTILINVCRNHLRTSKRTASDEELNSIKDEFSYNSIEDKIIIQDLLNKLKKDERDILVLRYLKDYSIKEVASIMDIPLSTVKTKIYRSLKFLRDKNREVKNEY, encoded by the coding sequence TTGGAGATAAAGAAACTAGTTTTAGAAAGTAAAAAAGGAGATGTGTCTGCATTCATGCAGCTTTTGCGTAATAAAGAAGATATGATTTATAAAATTTCTTTTACATATACAAAAAATCAATATGATGCAGAGGATTGTATATCTGAGGCTGCAATAAAGGGCTTTGATAAAATAAAACAGTTAAAAGATGAGGATAAATTCTATAGTTGGTTTACAACTATATTAATAAATGTATGTAGAAACCATCTTAGGACAAGTAAAAGAACCGCATCAGATGAAGAATTAAATAGTATTAAAGATGAGTTCTCTTATAATTCTATCGAGGATAAGATTATAATACAGGATTTACTTAATAAATTGAAAAAGGATGAAAGAGATATATTAGTACTTAGGTATTTAAAAGATTACTCTATAAAAGAAGTTGCTAGTATTATGGACATACCTCTTAGTACTGTTAAGACAAAAATATATAGAAGTCTTAAATTTTTAAGAGATAAAAATAGGGAGGTAAAAAATGAATACTAA
- a CDS encoding CBS domain-containing protein, with amino-acid sequence MNIAFFITPKKQIVYAKLTSTLRQALERMKYYNCNELIILNSKGEYAGFINREDIIRKIKNSPNLHFKDFNKVGILDIIKHVINNPLGINCDIEDIAFPVTNVNFLPVADDNNKFIGIIKKDDILNHKSCYAV; translated from the coding sequence ATGAATATAGCGTTTTTTATAACTCCTAAAAAACAAATTGTATATGCAAAATTAACTTCTACGCTTAGACAAGCTCTAGAAAGAATGAAATATTACAATTGCAATGAGCTTATAATCTTAAATAGTAAAGGTGAATATGCTGGTTTTATAAATAGAGAAGATATTATTAGAAAAATTAAAAATTCACCTAACTTGCATTTTAAAGATTTCAATAAGGTTGGAATTTTAGATATAATAAAACATGTAATAAACAATCCCTTAGGTATAAATTGCGATATTGAGGATATTGCTTTTCCAGTAACCAATGTCAATTTTTTACCTGTTGCGGATGATAATAATAAATTTATCGGAATAATAAAAAAAGACGACATCTTAAATCATAAAAGTTGTTATGCAGTATAA
- a CDS encoding ABC-F family ATP-binding cassette domain-containing protein, which translates to MNLITLENISKNYGEKVLLNKVSLSINQGDKIGVIGINGTGKSTLLKILCGTEDYDSGKITTSNTLTMNYLPQNSSFDDNATVLEQIFKGDSKEMNLLRKYEASLENAAKKSNDAKSQDLLLSLTSQMDSMGLWNIESNAKTILTKLGINDFSAKVGTLSGGQKKRISLAETLITPSNLLVLDEPTNHLDNETIEWLEQYLKSTKSAVFMVTHDRYFLDRISNKILELHSGNIYTYTGNYSVFLEKKVEREQIEASSEQKKNNLLRRELAWIKRGAKARSTKQKARIQRFNDLNNEESTIIEDKIEISTAGSRLGKKVIELKNVSKSFDTFNAVTNFSFIFSRGDRIGIVGHNGIGKSTLLNMIAGKIEPDSGTIDVGETVKLGYFSQETPIIDENSRVIEYIKEGAEFIRDSKDELISASKMLEKFLFTSEMQWTPISKLSGGEKRRLFLLRILMEAPNVLLLDEPTNDLDIETLTILEDYLKDFQGTIVTVSHDRYFLDKLANKLLIFKGSGSIEYNTGNYSDYLEKAKSEDTQAKKQESPKAKNKTEKSKSSKLKFSFNEQREYETIDSVIEKTEGELTEIEDKINSAGSDYMLLEDLMPQKKEIKDKLEHLYARWEYLNDLAERIKKQ; encoded by the coding sequence ATGAATTTAATAACTTTAGAAAATATATCAAAGAACTATGGTGAAAAAGTTCTTTTAAATAAAGTCTCCTTAAGCATAAATCAAGGAGACAAAATAGGTGTTATAGGCATAAATGGTACTGGTAAATCAACTCTACTTAAAATTTTATGCGGCACAGAAGATTACGACAGTGGAAAAATAACAACTTCTAATACTTTAACTATGAATTATCTGCCTCAAAATTCAAGCTTTGATGATAATGCCACAGTACTAGAACAAATTTTCAAAGGCGATTCTAAAGAAATGAATTTGCTTAGAAAATATGAGGCCTCCCTTGAAAATGCAGCTAAAAAAAGTAACGACGCTAAAAGCCAAGATTTACTGTTAAGTCTAACCAGTCAAATGGATTCTATGGGCTTGTGGAATATAGAAAGTAACGCCAAAACCATACTCACTAAATTGGGCATAAATGATTTTAGTGCAAAAGTTGGCACTTTATCGGGTGGTCAAAAAAAGCGTATTTCTCTAGCCGAAACCCTCATAACCCCTTCAAACCTTTTAGTACTAGATGAGCCTACAAACCATCTTGACAATGAAACTATAGAGTGGCTTGAACAATATCTTAAATCTACAAAGAGTGCAGTTTTCATGGTAACCCATGATAGATATTTTCTCGATAGAATATCAAATAAAATCTTAGAACTTCATAGTGGAAACATCTATACTTATACAGGTAATTACAGTGTATTCCTTGAAAAGAAGGTAGAAAGAGAACAAATTGAAGCCTCCTCTGAGCAAAAGAAAAACAATTTATTAAGACGTGAACTTGCCTGGATAAAAAGAGGTGCAAAAGCAAGATCCACAAAGCAAAAAGCAAGAATTCAAAGATTTAATGATTTAAATAATGAAGAAAGCACCATAATAGAAGATAAAATTGAAATTTCAACAGCAGGTTCTAGATTAGGTAAAAAAGTAATTGAACTAAAAAATGTAAGTAAATCATTTGACACTTTTAATGCAGTAACTAACTTCAGTTTTATCTTTTCAAGAGGAGATAGAATTGGTATAGTAGGCCATAATGGTATAGGGAAATCAACTCTCCTAAATATGATAGCAGGAAAAATAGAACCTGACAGCGGGACAATTGACGTAGGCGAAACCGTTAAATTAGGATACTTTTCTCAAGAGACTCCAATTATAGATGAAAATTCCCGAGTAATAGAATACATCAAAGAAGGAGCAGAATTTATAAGGGACTCAAAGGATGAACTTATAAGTGCTTCAAAGATGCTTGAAAAATTCTTATTTACTTCTGAAATGCAGTGGACACCTATATCAAAATTATCAGGAGGAGAAAAAAGAAGATTATTTTTACTTAGAATTTTAATGGAAGCTCCAAATGTTCTCCTTCTAGACGAACCTACAAATGATTTAGATATTGAGACACTTACCATACTTGAAGATTATCTAAAAGACTTTCAAGGTACTATCGTAACAGTATCACATGACAGATACTTTCTTGATAAACTTGCAAATAAGCTTCTAATATTTAAAGGAAGCGGCTCAATAGAATATAATACCGGAAACTATTCCGATTATCTTGAAAAAGCAAAATCAGAGGATACTCAAGCAAAAAAACAGGAATCACCTAAGGCAAAAAATAAAACAGAAAAATCAAAATCCTCAAAGCTCAAGTTTTCCTTTAACGAGCAAAGAGAATATGAAACAATAGATTCTGTAATAGAAAAAACTGAAGGCGAATTAACTGAAATTGAAGATAAAATAAATTCTGCTGGCAGCGACTACATGCTTCTAGAAGATCTAATGCCTCAAAAAAAAGAAATCAAAGATAAACTTGAACATCTTTATGCTAGATGGGAATATTTAAATGACTTAGCAGAAAGGATAAAAAAGCAATAG
- the pdaA gene encoding delta-lactam-biosynthetic de-N-acetylase, translated as MKKKVSLILVVILMSILVLPNKIAAANVSKTPVMQENSKFDGSQGENFVDKIKNVFQNKSHNGFKTQAHEWYYMNENQKKGVEEGPPKETSDYVPKYKCYYIGDKSKKVIYLTFDEGYEKGYTPKILDVLKKHKAKAAFFVVKPYITGNPEIIKRMEREGHLVCNHSVHHGSMPSIYDEKKFKSELTGVEEAYTKVTGKKMPQYFRPPMGKYSELSLYHTQKLGYKTIFWSFAYGDWEPNRQPSKYEARNKILSRTHNGTVLLLHAVSKTNADVLDELLTEWEKQGYKIGTLDELTK; from the coding sequence TTGAAGAAAAAAGTTAGTTTGATTTTAGTCGTAATATTGATGAGTATTTTAGTATTGCCAAATAAAATTGCTGCTGCCAATGTAAGTAAGACACCTGTTATGCAGGAAAATTCCAAGTTTGATGGCTCACAAGGAGAGAATTTTGTAGATAAAATTAAAAATGTTTTTCAGAATAAAAGTCATAATGGATTTAAAACTCAGGCACATGAATGGTATTATATGAATGAAAATCAGAAAAAGGGTGTAGAAGAAGGTCCACCAAAAGAAACATCAGATTATGTTCCTAAGTACAAATGTTACTATATTGGAGATAAATCTAAAAAAGTTATTTATCTTACTTTTGATGAAGGATATGAAAAAGGTTATACACCTAAGATTTTGGATGTTTTAAAAAAGCATAAGGCAAAGGCAGCCTTTTTTGTAGTTAAACCATATATAACAGGAAATCCAGAAATAATAAAAAGAATGGAAAGAGAAGGACACTTAGTATGTAATCACAGTGTACATCATGGTTCTATGCCTTCTATATATGATGAAAAGAAGTTTAAAAGTGAACTAACAGGTGTTGAGGAAGCTTATACGAAAGTAACAGGAAAGAAAATGCCTCAATATTTTAGACCGCCAATGGGAAAGTACAGTGAGTTATCACTTTATCACACTCAAAAATTAGGATATAAGACGATATTCTGGAGCTTTGCCTATGGTGATTGGGAACCCAATAGGCAGCCTAGTAAATATGAAGCAAGAAATAAGATTTTAAGCAGAACGCATAATGGAACAGTTCTTTTACTTCATGCAGTTTCAAAAACAAATGCTGATGTACTAGATGAACTTTTAACAGAGTGGGAGAAGCAGGGCTATAAAATAGGAACTCTTGATGAACTAACGAAATAG
- a CDS encoding DEAD/DEAH box helicase produces the protein MENKKFSDLKLNSSVLKAIDDMGFEEPSKIQAEAIPVVIDGYDMIGQAQTGTGKTVAFGAPIISKIKDMENKEGIQSIILTPTRELAIQITDELTRLSKYARVKVLPVYGGQSIERQVRAIKRGVDIIVATPGRIMDHIKRRTVKLDKVKFLVLDEADEMLDMGFIDDIEGIIKNINSDRQTMLFSATMPQPIKRLASHYMKKEVKHIAIMKNSLTVEKIKQFYFEVKNKDKFEALCRIIDVEEPEITIIFCRTKRGVDELVESMQFRGYNVEGMHGDMSQNQRISTLKKFKENNIDFLVATDVAARGIDVHNVSHVINYDIPQDMESYVHRIGRTGRANAEGTAYSLVTPKEYIMIKQIEKFTKSKIRRKEIPTVDDIFETKYNNLIDKIRKNIEKDDFKKYVPFVEKLDDEFNIVDVSAALVKMIFDKEMNFDYKENELNTTDENVRLFFSVGRKDKLSVKKLLEFIDDTAGVSGNEVGDIDILDKFTFVDVPEKLKDVIIKSSNGKKINGRRVNIEVAKSRKKHNK, from the coding sequence ATGGAAAACAAAAAATTTAGTGATTTAAAATTGAATAGCAGCGTGTTAAAGGCTATAGATGATATGGGATTTGAAGAGCCATCTAAAATACAGGCAGAGGCAATTCCTGTAGTTATAGATGGATATGATATGATAGGTCAGGCTCAAACAGGAACTGGAAAAACTGTTGCATTTGGAGCACCAATAATAAGTAAAATTAAAGATATGGAAAATAAAGAAGGAATTCAGTCTATCATATTAACACCTACAAGGGAGCTTGCTATTCAAATAACTGATGAACTTACAAGACTTTCAAAGTATGCAAGAGTTAAGGTTTTACCTGTATATGGAGGACAATCGATAGAGAGACAAGTAAGAGCAATTAAAAGAGGAGTAGATATTATAGTTGCAACTCCTGGAAGAATAATGGATCACATAAAGAGAAGGACAGTAAAACTAGATAAGGTTAAATTTTTAGTCCTTGATGAAGCAGATGAAATGCTTGATATGGGATTTATAGATGATATTGAAGGTATAATAAAAAATATAAATAGTGATAGACAGACAATGCTTTTTTCAGCAACAATGCCTCAACCAATAAAAAGATTAGCTTCTCATTATATGAAAAAAGAAGTTAAGCATATAGCAATAATGAAAAATTCATTAACTGTTGAGAAAATAAAGCAGTTTTATTTTGAAGTTAAAAATAAAGATAAGTTCGAAGCTTTATGCAGGATAATAGATGTTGAAGAACCTGAAATTACTATAATTTTCTGTAGAACTAAAAGAGGAGTTGATGAACTCGTAGAATCTATGCAGTTTAGAGGATACAATGTTGAAGGAATGCATGGTGATATGAGTCAAAATCAAAGAATAAGTACTCTTAAAAAATTCAAGGAAAATAACATTGATTTTTTAGTTGCAACAGATGTAGCAGCTAGAGGAATAGATGTTCATAATGTATCACATGTTATAAATTATGATATACCTCAGGATATGGAATCTTATGTTCATAGAATAGGAAGAACAGGAAGAGCCAATGCTGAAGGTACAGCGTATTCATTAGTAACTCCTAAAGAGTACATAATGATTAAACAAATTGAAAAGTTTACAAAGAGCAAAATAAGAAGAAAAGAAATACCTACAGTAGATGATATTTTTGAGACTAAATATAATAATTTAATTGATAAAATAAGAAAAAATATAGAAAAAGATGATTTTAAAAAGTATGTTCCTTTTGTTGAAAAGCTTGATGATGAATTTAATATTGTTGATGTATCAGCAGCTTTGGTAAAAATGATATTTGATAAAGAAATGAACTTTGATTACAAGGAAAATGAACTTAATACTACTGATGAGAATGTTAGATTGTTCTTCAGCGTAGGAAGAAAAGATAAATTGAGTGTAAAAAAGTTGCTTGAATTTATAGATGATACAGCAGGTGTTTCAGGTAATGAAGTTGGAGATATAGATATACTTGATAAATTTACTTTTGTTGATGTTCCTGAAAAACTTAAGGACGTTATAATAAAAAGCTCAAATGGTAAAAAGATAAATGGCAGAAGAGTAAATATAGAAGTAGCTAAATCTAGAAAAAAGCATAATAAATAG